The following coding sequences are from one Cytophagia bacterium CHB2 window:
- a CDS encoding T9SS type A sorting domain-containing protein encodes MRGIMLALICCARLASAQTPETFFTIHCEPNDSHMFDKLVQLVNLADRHQVPLTIEFTPQWVDSILRVSSRLQKVREWQQRGHEIGAHHHGVFHPYWDRYTNYPTSVIIAQGKNPAELLGDMSAYRVFLEKIGGDSLMLTMGGPGESDPDQSKDWHEAFIYRTGGGRQAPDAFSSPSVITYGPYRVCQINHFFIDTQTAVNTLKSRYNNTANKDVIGVVTHTFNFAADSNYVIDWMRFVQSTQRKTVRQIMRDRPCHPVVTAVEEFKSIPLEFRLEQNYPNPFNPTTMIGYSIPPWHPATGLVQLKIFDLMGREVKTLVQAFQTAGNYTVTWDGRDHNGQSVASGIYIYILRAGQYELRQRMLFFK; translated from the coding sequence ATGAGAGGAATTATGTTGGCGCTCATTTGTTGCGCGCGTCTTGCGTCGGCGCAAACACCGGAGACGTTTTTCACCATACATTGCGAACCGAATGACTCGCACATGTTCGACAAGCTGGTCCAGCTCGTGAATCTCGCCGATCGCCATCAAGTGCCGCTCACCATCGAGTTCACGCCGCAGTGGGTGGACTCGATCCTGCGCGTTTCCTCGCGATTGCAAAAAGTGCGAGAGTGGCAGCAGCGAGGCCACGAGATCGGCGCACATCATCACGGCGTTTTTCATCCGTATTGGGATCGCTACACCAACTATCCAACCTCCGTCATTATCGCCCAGGGCAAAAATCCCGCGGAACTGCTCGGCGACATGAGCGCGTATCGCGTCTTTCTCGAAAAGATCGGCGGCGATTCGCTCATGCTCACGATGGGCGGCCCGGGTGAGAGCGATCCAGATCAGAGCAAGGACTGGCATGAAGCTTTCATTTACCGCACCGGCGGCGGCCGGCAGGCGCCGGATGCTTTCTCTTCGCCGAGCGTTATCACGTACGGGCCGTATCGCGTTTGCCAGATCAATCATTTTTTCATTGATACGCAAACCGCGGTGAACACGCTGAAATCACGATACAACAACACCGCGAACAAAGACGTGATCGGCGTGGTGACGCACACGTTCAATTTTGCGGCGGACTCGAATTACGTCATCGATTGGATGCGCTTCGTGCAAAGCACGCAGCGCAAAACCGTGCGGCAGATCATGCGCGACCGGCCGTGCCATCCGGTGGTGACCGCGGTGGAAGAGTTCAAGTCGATCCCGCTGGAATTTCGGCTCGAGCAAAATTATCCCAACCCGTTTAATCCGACAACGATGATTGGCTATTCGATTCCGCCGTGGCATCCGGCGACGGGGTTGGTGCAATTGAAAATCTTCGACCTCATGGGGCGGGAAGTGAAAACGCTGGTGCAGGCTTTTCAAACCGCGGGAAACTACACGGTGACGTGGGATGGCCGGGATCACAACGGCCAAAGCGTGGCCTCGGGAATTTATATTTACATCTTGCGCGCCGGCCAATACGAGCTGCGCCAAAGAATGCTTTTTTTCAAGTGA